A segment of the Zingiber officinale cultivar Zhangliang chromosome 8B, Zo_v1.1, whole genome shotgun sequence genome:
aaatctttccttttatagctttctacaaaagattgagaaaagatttgatatctttccttatttgtagattgaaaggaagattttaattttgataaaactttcctttttgtaaccatgttcatgatttaaaaagagagtttaaaattaaatatttccttttataagtttctacaaaagattaagaaaagatttgatatctttccttatttgtagattgtaaggatatcttaattttaaagataactttcctttttgaaaatcatccacatattttaatagagtaatttttatttatatatttccttttataaccaaagggataaattattagagaaaattttattttaaaatttctgaaaacaaattaggaagttttaattcttgttaaaactttccttgtttgggattataaggtggccgaccatattgttttaagaaaaggaaataagttttaattaattaaaattttattttcatggcaaagtaataaggaagttttttatttaaattttccttatttgccaagaccaaggattataaaagagggggtaggggtgccttcatggctaagaactctattctattttcctcctcttttccttggtggtgtggtcggcccttctagttctccctttttctttttttcctttcttctccttggccgaaactcttcatcctttggagcttggaaggtggctggATATtgattggagaagaaggagagaaaggaggctttgtttcttacatCTGTAACGACCCagcttctgggtactggctgtaaggtcggtcgctacaattatgctaaactatactgtgcggaaagctgggctaattaaaattttagtctacTAATGACAGATCCAActgctaagaaaggtctaaagaccttctttgctggtgtacatatgctaaggaggggaaactgaacatcccaactgggctagggactagaaactaaacttcccaactaactacagacctgccgatcgatccgcagatcgatcaaagctatggggcattcggttcccaactggatcggtcgggcagaccgatccatgtttggctggatcggtcggcagccCGATCCaagtgtggctggatcggtcggccgaccgatccaggcacccgaaacccctggaacgctactgtatcgtgctggatcggtcggctgaccgatccaggaggatacagtagcatactgtatctatctggataggtcggctgaccgatccagaagcctggcacactgctggatcggtcggcagaccgatccagcgtctgatttcctgattacgaaatcagagatgctgatttcgacactttaacttgccaaaaccacctgcaacaactctaaaccaatgcaaatcatactaatataaactcactaatattctaaacctggcatactacatagtgcatggtttactatttcataacacttaacaaatcaaaaactgaataataaaactgaaaacgctaagtgctaatactgaagtaaaactgtttagatcccaaggGTCTTtgttccaactcctgcccacacacatcctgatagcattgccctccagcctccgctactgatccacttttcctttacctttatctgcagtataagaaaagtagtatctataagctaaaagcttagtaagaaaccatctacctcacaaaaacatgcatacgatgcagatatgttttaaaaacatgctgTTGGAAAGTAGGTGCTGATCATGGCATGACATGGCATTTATTCATATGAACAGAAACTGAGCATGGCAATCATACTTGCAACAATAGAGCTGAGCATAAAAACTGAAACTAAATacaaatcatggaactgaactaCGCTGATCATGATAtgtactaaactaactgagctggtactgaaactaagctgaactcacataactgatcgtaagtttgaaaagctatacatataataagtgaaaatactaaacatgctgctgaggggccctggcaactgtacttgctgtgcgcgcatccctatctaaacccgggattgcaagttccgaatctagtagggtttactaggttagctaaacctagggacgactatgggagtccagcccagtggatatctaatccagtacagtgccactgctgaaagtaaaatactgaatgctatatacttattttgttgaatctaggttatctgagcctagaactaggttgtctgaacctaaaggctactgtgggagcccacccaatggactgtagtcctacataagttgaaacaaaactaatttgctgttttaaatgtttctaatgcatttaataagttaattaaactgtctattactgagctagacctttaatcgaacacctaggatgctctaactcttctccctattagggagaccacctctaggcacccgacaacgtctaacctcctatctgaagagggaaaacgtgcccggcccatctagaggtgctcaactaaatccctaatctgcgaagagagttagaCACACCCTAGAtatcaataaaaatctgcatacatcctcactaaagcataaaaactcaaacggaagctattatactgcaggtgaggggtttcttacctcctgttcgtaatttcttactattctattcgctagaatttccggtggagatgatcttctcgacgatccgctcacgtcttcgcgttcctctcgcggagaagaacctttttcgtgttggagtcgtcgccggaagatgttcccttgacccttggcttggtgcgccgagaggaggGGGAGGGAAGAAGAGGTGGTCGGCGGAACTAGGTTGGGGAGGAGGAAAGGTCACGAACCAAatagaaaataaaccaaaccccacttaaattttctatttatattaagtggtaaagttccgcccaactccaacttaaataaaattgtttccctttcctttcagcacggccctgctgggttcaactggttactagcattatccctaagtcataggtctcaggttcaattcccgctaaggccgttttcgttttctaattattttttgctacttccgctactcggaaaattccggaaaaatatctaaaaattccagaaaaaatcacggaataattctaatgcaagtttgagaatttttgggcattacaacatcccttggagcttggtggtggtggctgaacctctacatccttggaggagtttttggtggccgaaacttggtgaggaagaagaagggcttggttggttctcatctcgatagatcgttgcccacacaacgtccgagataagaagaggaatacggtagaagatcaagaggtagttgcatacaaagaaagatataactagtaattattttccgcatcatactagtttttctttgtatgaattccaaacacaagaggcatatgattctagatttttggattagatattcgagtttatgtttttttgtttttcgaatttgtgattcgattgttctttttgattaaacctagagttatataaggaaattaaatattagatttcattaaaaggctttgtctaggaagtggtggttgctcccatatccaaaaaggcctagtgcctcgccatgtttaacctagaagtcgatttttaaaattaatatttagttgaatttataacgtaggtggatttggatcaataatattaagcatcgtttgcgatccaagtctaaaccattaaaaacagataagttaaatttggaatcaataatgttaagtttcgtttgtcattcttaatttaatttctaaagaacacaataggtggttaggaaaggttcaacacttgtataaaatttttgtacagtggaaccggtacgatcttcctaggactaaccaacagaaatTTGACAGACTCAATGTGATTCTATGAGCCTCTTATGTATTGTCTTCTTCATGATCAAACAAATGACAGGAATCCATTTGCATACAAGTTGTTTGTCTTTTCATGAAAACTTCTTATAGGGTAAAAAACTCTCACATCCTTATTCTATAATAGACTGACAAGGTGATTACATATTTTGATACTAGTACAATATATTTTGTAATAGAGTAACAAGGTGATTACACATTTTAATTCCAGTATAATATCAAGTATTTAGTTACATCATTGCCCCGGAGCAATGGTACATCGATTATATCCTCTAAGTGGTTAATTAAGCATCTAAGGATCGAATCCCAGCTCCGGTGCATTATAGAAAATTTTCTCTAGTAGGACGACAACCCAAGTCTTAGAACCcttgattttacttagtatccacctctttGAGATGACTAATTCTACTTTCCAAAGGTGGAGAAACATCGTACAAACTTTTCAAAAATGACTTTATAATCAAAATCTTACTTGTTGATCTCTTATAATTTGGAAATACCTCTTGTAGGTCTGAAAATGCAGCATCGTTATCCTCCATAATCCCTAAGAATTGGTGGTTTCAAATCTCCATGaaaccccttttctagggttacttTTAGGATGAAAAACacttcccaattgattgaccttAACCCCAATTTATTGTCACATCaaatctgaccattcaaacttgcAGAACCATTCTTTTGCGTCTGACCAATCAATTAGTGACATACCAATCAATTCTTGGATGTCAATAGATTCCATATCCTTCTACTCGCTTAAGAAAACATAGCTAATCGATTGCCATGAGCCAATCGTTTCCACACCCTTCTGTTCGTTCGAGAAGACATAACCAATCTAATCGATTGCCTCAATCGATTCTAAATCCTTCTGTTCGCTGGTCATCTTCTTCCAATCGATTACTCTAGGTCAATCAATTGCTCTAATCAATCGCCTAACTCTAAACCTAGAATTCCGGGTTTAGGGTTCATCATTGGTAATCCTGAATTCAGCCTTTCCAAGTTGCATTTGCATCCTGCCTGATATCCGATTATTCTCGCCTATCAGGATTTTCTCTGCTTAATATTCAGTCATCCGTGATCTATTGAGACTTCTTATTACCAATATTCAATCAACCTTGACATATTGGGACTTTATCATTGTCTAACATCTAGTCAACCTAACCTGCTAGGGCTTCCTCACTCATGCCAAGTGttggtcctccttgatccacttggacttttctctttcaacttcctattggacttctgatcaccaaatATTCGATCCTTCATTTGGACTTTCTTTTTGCCAACTTCACGTTGAACTTTTGATTACCAAGTGTTTGGTCTTTcttgacctatttagactttcCTCTTATCAGCTTTGTGTTGGAATTCTGATTACCAAGTGTTCAGTTTTTTTTGCTCCACTTCGACTTTTCTTttacatatttgtcaaacatcaaaatccaagCTCGAGTCAATCCGAGCTTGgttaacttggtcaaccttgatctgagATCGATTGTATCAATACTAATTATACTGACTAGTTAGATGGGGCTTTATAagtacttcctaatttattttgatgaacAGTGAAAATTCGTATAGGAATTCGAAGATTCAGATACCtgcattataaaaaaaaaaaaaaaaacaaaaaagacacaaagaaaaaaaaaatagcaattcAGTATTTGTTTAATGAAACAACATACATATTGAGTGGGTTAAATGATTAGAGAATGAAATTTTCTATTCTGTTCCCATGATTTCCCAAAGAATAGCTATTGCTATGTCTAAGTAAATCACAGTCTAACAGTGATTCTTATGTCACAGTTATTACAAATTTATTAGGATTTTTTCTATGTCCAAAGAAtaactattatttttaatttcatccTTCAGATAATATATTTAAATGACCGAGCTAGATGGGTTCGGTCTAAGTGGACTATAAGTGGATTACTTGATTTTGATAATTCTAGTTAGGCCCAGCAAATTATTAGGTTGAGTGCACTAGTAGAGGGTTGATTGGGCTAGGCGACTCTATCAATATGATCAATCTATCAGGCATATTAGTAGGGCCCCATAGGAAGAGCTAGATGGGTCAATCAGATCATTCAAGTTGGccaattaaatcaaattgactcaaACAAACATGTTGGCAATCCATTTGAATGGGTTGATTCAGTCAATCAGTCCAATCATATTGGGTGGGTCAAGTGGGTTTGTTCGACCTATGAGTTAGTAGAGCCTTTTAGGTCCGATTGACATAAATGATTAGGACAATCAAATTGGCTTAGAAAGGTCAATTTGGTCGATAATCTAGGGTCTAGGCTAGCCAATCAACCCAATCAATCAGTATGGGTAGGCCAATCAATCCAATTGATCCAAGCAGACAGTTGGCTCGATGGAGTCAATGATTGGGTCATTTAATTAGAGTGAGCAATTAGTctagtttatttatttagttggttAAACAATATAGACGGATCAATTAAGCACATCAAGTCAAACGATCGAACGAGCTGGATTAACTAATTAACATGTTCCCTCGGATGAGTCTAATGGCTAGCACATaaggtgttgtcatcatgaggtctgggatttgaatctcgataaagtcgagataaatgtctTCCTTATATACTagttactattccaaaggctagtagttgcTTGTgattaccttctccgtgttgaccTTGAGACGAATTGACGGAGGTACTGGGGATGGAAGTATTCACTTTTTACCACcataaattaactaattaatatgaTCGAACTAGTCGTATTAGTCCAAATAGACCGATAGTTTATCGTCAAAGTAATTGAGTTAGACAAAGTAGTTAACGTAAGATACTATAAGTCTAATAAGATCAAATAGAATTTTTGCGCTGGATAATGGTGGAACGACATGTATTTTTCCAGTTGATTATACCTCAAAAACTtgtcataattttgataaattaaagaacttCTTTTAATGAGTGGATTACTAACAATGCTAGATGAGCATgaattttttaattcataaaatgTGAATTAGAGGATGGGTCATTCTCCATTATTGACGAAGAACGATGTCCCTCATTTACTTTACATATAATGTCATCATTCTCCATCAATAATGGAGAATGATCCATCCTGTATTTTATAGATAAAGGATTTGAACTGATGTTGGATCATCCATAAATTATAacaacttcctaatttattttaatagttATGAAACTTAACGTATCATTTCAGAATTAATGGATAtaaattgaatatatatatatagtgtcaATTAAAAACATTATCAAATAATTATAGTATaactcaaaaaattcaaaagagGACAAATATAATTTGATGAAAAGTTCAGAAAGAAAGAACGAGGAAGAAAAAATTCAGTGGAGGTGACAAAATGCCAAGCAAATCGGATCAAACAGTCTTTTTTTGAGACGCAACACCGAAGCCTTCAATCTCACAAACATATTCATTGCTTGCGTCCACGGATCAATTCCTGCATTTCAATCCTCTTCTTTGGTTGCTTCCTTCCCTGTTCCCATCCCCTTCAGGAACAGAACCAGTAAAAAAGGGATTCTTACTGCCTCGTGACGATTGTTGGGTTCTGGTTATTGAATTCCCAAATCTGCTCAAGCTTCTCTCTGCTACTCAGATATCCCTCAGCGCCTCGCTTGGAAACATGGAGAGGGTTATCTCAGCTCAGGGCCTCCTTTCGCTGCCTCCCGCACCGCAAGCTCGCACCTTCCGCCGCCGACTCCCCTTCGCCGCCGCCCGTTTCGCCTCCCCGGTCCTCGGCTTTAACTCGAAGGAGCGATCTCCATCGCTCCCGAGGCTGAGAGCTGCCTTCGACCCCCAAAGACTGCTCCTTTCGTCTCCGCTTTATGGGAAACAGAAGAAAGGTCCGGTTTTTAGCGCCGGAGCTGCGGTTCCCACCGGCGGCGCCGGGTTCGTGGAGGGCGAGGCGGAGAAGCCTAAGTTGTTGGGGGTCGAAATTGCGACCCTTAAGAAGATAGTTCCTTTGGGGATCATGTTCTTCTGTATTCTTTTCAACTACACCATTCTCAGGGACACCAAGGACGTGCTCGTGGTGACGGCCAAGGGGAGCAGCGCCGAGATCATACCTTTCCTGAAGACCTGGGTGAACCTGCCGATGGCGATCGGGTTCATGCTTCTGTACACTAAGCTGTCGAACGTGCTGTCCAAGGAGGCATTGTTCTACACCGTGATCTTCCCCTTCATTGCCTTTTTTGGAGCATTTGCCTTCTTGCTGTACCCTATGCGAGATGCCATCCATCCCACGGCGCTAGCAGATCGGCTGCTGGCGGCGCTCGGCCCGAGCTTCCTGGGCCCCGTTGCGATTTTGAGGATTTGGAGCTTCTGCCTTTTCTACGTCATGGCCGAGCTGTGGGGCAGTGTCGTCATCTCGGTCCTCTTCTGGGGGTTTGCCAATCAGGTGATTTCTATCTGGAATTGTTTTGATCTTGCCATTTCTAAATTCACAATCTATAACTTCAGAAATGAGATCGATGACTATCAGTTCAGACAATGAAGAAACAGAAGCCTTTTTTAGAGATTGATTGATTTACCATTGTTCACTCTTATCTTGCACATTATGTATTGTGATCGTAATGTTGGCATTTGCTCCATGACTTATTGCTAAGCTTAAAACTTATTCCCCTTGCAGATTACTACTGTCGAGGAAGCCAAAGAATTCTACCCATTGTTTGGACTTGGAGCTAATATCGCCCTCATCTTCTCCGGGAGGACGGTAAAGTACTTCTCTAATCTACGTAAGAATTTGGGGCCAGGAGTTGATGGCTGGGCAATTTCGCTGAAAGGAATGATGAGCATCGTAGTCCTTCTTGGGTTTGTAATATCTGGAATCTATTGGGGTGCCAACAAATTCATCGTGAACGACCCATCGCTTCCAAGATCAAACCGCAAGAAGAAGGTTTGCTTCAGCAATAACATAGAATCATGTTTGTTCTTGCAGGCATATTCTGTTTGGACATTGGTTATTAATCTTGATCATTGTCTGTGTAGGAAAAGCCAAAGCTAGGGATGAACGAGAGCCTCAAGGTTTTGCTGTCCTCTAGATATGTGAGGGATCTTGCCACTTTAGTGGTCGCATACGGTATCAGTATTAACCTGGTAGAAGTCACATGGAAATCGAAGCTCAAGGCACAGGTAACCTTTTCGTGCAATGGCTATGTAGAATTCAATTCACGACGGTATAGTTTCTTCAAGCTTACCTGTGTGTGCTTCTTTGGCAGTTTCCTAGTCCAAATGAGTATTCATCTTTCATGGGTGATTTCTCAACCGCTACTGGTATTGCAACATTTACAATGATGCTGCTAGGGCGGTGGATTCTCCGAAAATTCGGTTGGGGGGTGGCAGCCATGGTTACTCCCACAGTTCTGCTTCTCACCGGAGTCGGGTTCTTCTCACTAATCTTGTTCGGTGAGCCTCTGGCTCCCCTCTTGGGAAGTATTGGGCTGACTCCTCTGCTTGCCGCTGTTTACGTGGGCGCATTACAGAATATTTTCAGCAAGAGTGCCAAATACAGCTTGTTTGATCCTTGCAAAGAAATGGCTTACATTCCTTTGGACGAAGAGATGAAGGTCAGCGTTGTCTCCTTATTTCTCTCCGATCACTAGATAGAATTCAGAAATTGGTCAAGTATTGTGATGTGTATAGGTTGTTTGGATCATTCTTTCATAAAGTATCTTATCTTAGAAATTCTATGCATCATAACGTAACAAGTTGGTGCATACACTTTGATAGGCATTGTGACTTCACTTGATGATAATGTTACTCCCTTTGATCCACTAATGGGCTTCATTCTAGTTATCTTTAACTCACTGTTCAACTTCTTTTGGTTCCCGCTGTCATCTGATCCTTGCAACAGTGCAAAGAATAGTTGCTTCTTCTCGGTTCAATTGCTTTCATATTCGGTTTACTGATGTAGTTATTGCTTGTTTCCTTCAAATAAACCACAGGTTAAAGGGAAGGCCGCAATCGACGTCGTCTGCAACCCCTTGGGAAAGTCGGGAGGCGCCCTGATCCAGCAATTCATGATTTTGACATTTGGCTCTCTAGCTAACTCGACTCCGTATCTAGGAGGAATTCTTCTGGTGATTGTTCTTGCATGGCTAGGTGCTGCGAGATCCCTGGACTCCCAGTTCTCTCCCT
Coding sequences within it:
- the LOC122015726 gene encoding ADP,ATP carrier protein 2, chloroplastic-like, which codes for MERVISAQGLLSLPPAPQARTFRRRLPFAAARFASPVLGFNSKERSPSLPRLRAAFDPQRLLLSSPLYGKQKKGPVFSAGAAVPTGGAGFVEGEAEKPKLLGVEIATLKKIVPLGIMFFCILFNYTILRDTKDVLVVTAKGSSAEIIPFLKTWVNLPMAIGFMLLYTKLSNVLSKEALFYTVIFPFIAFFGAFAFLLYPMRDAIHPTALADRLLAALGPSFLGPVAILRIWSFCLFYVMAELWGSVVISVLFWGFANQITTVEEAKEFYPLFGLGANIALIFSGRTVKYFSNLRKNLGPGVDGWAISLKGMMSIVVLLGFVISGIYWGANKFIVNDPSLPRSNRKKKEKPKLGMNESLKVLLSSRYVRDLATLVVAYGISINLVEVTWKSKLKAQFPSPNEYSSFMGDFSTATGIATFTMMLLGRWILRKFGWGVAAMVTPTVLLLTGVGFFSLILFGEPLAPLLGSIGLTPLLAAVYVGALQNIFSKSAKYSLFDPCKEMAYIPLDEEMKVKGKAAIDVVCNPLGKSGGALIQQFMILTFGSLANSTPYLGGILLVIVLAWLGAARSLDSQFSPLAKEQLEKEKLLKEKSNTPSIKATKEETEQLLALESAEGGNSSNGSPLNHKSIPESGATSETSSKHGQ